From a region of the Zingiber officinale cultivar Zhangliang chromosome 10B, Zo_v1.1, whole genome shotgun sequence genome:
- the LOC122029723 gene encoding uncharacterized protein LOC122029723, with the protein MGMEKQEGKERERIETVLKILKKQAPLTVKQEKFCNDACVERFLKAKGDNAKKAAKQLRAVLCWRESVGTDHLIADEFSEELAGGFAYVAGHDGEARPVVVFRIKQEYPKTHSQKLFVRLLVFTLEVAMSSMSRFVDQFVILFDASFFRSASAFLNFLMGTLKIIYDYYPCRLHKAFVVDPPSLFSYLWKGVRPFVELASVTAVVSSLDFDESLEDAVFGSYPTRTASLRFDAAADAAAKASSRVGLSMSSRFSFTVSHLDSLKPWYLSTTTATPRAAPTESPSLIGASSLNARSFSFASPAARSAPHSAAAFSWAPDPRSTPSTSCKFSPRKQRKPPPPSPTPQQQPRTPRPSFLQSPVALFSFRKEAHPAHSRGERERELFLPYLRFHRRPYDEMVYRAKMRPPLGGLISIISPHLKQQHQQQLRRNAVNIHHHHNR; encoded by the exons ATGGGGATGGAGAAGCAAGAAGGCAAGGAGAGAGAGCGCATCGAGACCGTCCTCAAGATCTTAAAGAAGCAAGCTCCTCTCACGGTGAAGCAG GAGAAGTTCTGCAACGATGCCTGCGTCGAACGGTTCCTGAAAGCCAAGGGAGATAACGCGAAGAAGGCGGCGAAGCAACTAAGAGCCGTCCTTTGTTGGAGAGAGAGCGTCGGAACTG ATCATTTAATAGCCGATGAGTTCTCTGAGGAACTGGCCGGTGGCTTCGCTTACGTCGCAGGTCACGACGGCGAAGCCAGGCCTGTTGTG GTTTTCCGCATCAAGCAAGAGTATCCGAAAACTCATTCACAAAAATT GTTTGTTCGCCTATTGGTCTTCACGTTGGAAGTGGCAATGTCATCCATGTCAAGATTCGTGGACCAGTTCGTGATTCTTTTCGATGCCA GCTTCTTCAGGTCGGCATCGGCTTTCCTCAACTTTCTCATGGGCACTCTCAAGATCATCTACGACTACTATCCATGCCGTCTTCACAAGGCTTTCGTCGTCGATCCTCCTTCCCTCTTCTCCTATCTCTGGAAG GGTGTCCGTCCATTTGTGGAACTGGCTTCGGTCACAGCGGTGGTCTCGTCCCTCGACTTCGACGAGTCGCTCGAAGACGCCGTGTTCGGGTCGTACCCGACGAGGACGGCGTCGCTACGGTTCGACGCGGCGGCCGACGCAGCCGCAAAGGCCTCCTCAAGAGTCGGCCTCTCCATGTCGTCGCGCTTCTCCTTCACCGTCTCCCACCTCGACTCCCTGAAGCCGTGGTACCTCTCCACCACCACGGCCACTCCGCGCGCGGCGCCCACCGAAAGCCCTTCCCTCATCGGCGCGTCCTCGCTCAACGCCCGGTCCTTCTCGTTCGCCTCCCCGGCCGCGCGCTCCGCGCCGCACTCCGCCGCCGCCTTCTCCTGGGCGCCGGACCCACGAAGCACGCCGTCCACCTCGTGCAAATTCTCTCCGAGAAAGCAGAGGAAACCACCCCCGCCGTCCCCGACACCACAGCAGCAACCGAGGACACCTCGCCCGTCCTTCTTGCAGTCGCCGGTGGCGCTGTTCTCCTTCCGGAAAGAGGCTCACCCGGCGCATAGTCGaggcgagagggagagggaattGTTCCTCCCCTATCTCAGGTTCCACCGGCGGCCGTACGATGAGATGGTGTACCGAGCGAAGATGCGGCCGCCGCTCGGCGGGCTCATCTCCATCATCTCCCCGCACCTCAAGCAGCAACACCAGCAGCAACTGCGTCGCAACGCCGTTAACATCCACCACCACCACAATCGCTAA
- the LOC122030104 gene encoding dof zinc finger protein DOF1.7-like yields MTDELSNAAGGGAVPPEQGLKCPRCDSPNTKFCYYNNYSLSQPRHYCKTCRRYWTKGGALRNVPVGGGCRKNKRSSRSSASAALVSQRHYPGGASGGLDFIASLPFSPPGAAPALGFSNFPTSSSVCVYGDEGGFSSSTSSRFVGAAGHGIASSSIASSIESLSSINQDLHWRLQRQRLAVFFKDATSSSALSTPAPLGAMSSLDDEVLELGNSSTAAKVCGSSGTAAWLVEPSNYAMAMPATTAAATSAHDGDGSNGGIWGGSPWPAWSVDMPQFGTLP; encoded by the coding sequence ATGACCGACGAGTTGTCTAACGCCGCGGGAGGCGGCGCCGTGCCGCCGGAGCAGGGTCTCAAGTGCCCCCGCTGTGACTCCCCCAACACCAAGTTCTGCTACTACAACAACTACAGCCTCTCCCAGCCGCGCCACTACTGCAAGACCTGCCGCCGCTACTGGACCAAAGGCGGCGCCCTCCGCAACGTCCCCGTGGGAGGCGGCTGCCGCAAGAACAAGCGCTCGTCCAGGTCCTCTGCCTCCGCGGCTCTGGTGTCCCAGCGGCACTACCCCGGTGGAGCCTCCGGCGGCCTCGACTTCATCGCCTCCCTGCCCTTCTCGCCGCCCGGCGCCGCTCCTGCTTTGGGATTTAGCAATTTCCCGACCTCCTCTTCCGTCTGCGTCTACGGCGACGAAGGAGGTTTCTCTTCTTCTACCTCTTCTCGCTTCGTAGGCGCCGCCGGCCATGGGATTGCGAGCAGCAGCATCGCCTCGTCGATCGAGTCGTTGAGCTCCATCAACCAAGACCTTCATTGGAGGCTGCAGAGGCAGAGGCTCGCCGTGTTTTTCAAGGACGCGACGTCGTCTTCGGCGCTTTCGACTCCGGCGCCGTTGGGCGCCATGTCGTCTCTCGACGACGAGGTTTTGGAGCTGGGGAACAGTTCGACGGCCGCCAAGGTCTGCGGCAGCTCCGGCACTGCGGCGTGGCTCGTGGAGCCTTCCAATTATGCCATGGCCATGCCCGCTACCACCGCAGCCGCCACATCAGCCCACGACGGCGACGGTAGCAACGGTGGGATTTGGGGAGGAAGTCCGTGGCCGGCATGGAGCGTCGACATGCCGCAATTTGGCACGCTACCTTAA